In one window of Paraflavitalea soli DNA:
- a CDS encoding MBG domain-containing protein produces the protein MIKPVPAFLLEQFSKIKVKTFVTAVSMMAICAANAHPAPTFHKKHTVTTRATAGPVVVSGARAYKVPNDIEVSDIAPAYGTLSRLWTDQNQITVTIKNNGTQDATDISVELTVTGANAENLTQVVNFLAAGTSTTLNFTASVTATGAQTIEVKVPDDDDNSNNVKQHAQDITCNTYGYTASEPIYDGFGFGSGTGIVSARYQAPGIPIQVKGVTVHLSNDPSNVGKSITGVLLDDVGNIIADSEPFYATAGDLNTTVQLVFYSPATLSPNAEFYAGVRQDEGDQAPVGTALPAVTPANRYFTFPAGGGAATHYTTLGSLKIGVMADVDATLTSSAPGQIIAGSPVTFTASVDFPDYTFKVNGITVQSSFNNVYTYFPTNNDEVYVEINSNGCTSAPIGNFAMDVKEIYPGNGIIYVNKNNPTPGDGSSWAKSLTEVADALRWAKVKEAAWTVNGPLQIWVAGGTYKPLYNTADDSFGNVDNIYNSFLLVKDVKVYGGFAGTETSLAERDLSLTVHKSILSGDFNNDDVITGSGIDLSISGTLENANHIVIASGPMGDAVLDGFTISGGGGDAEVLSNIMVNGNEITRLGGGGIHNYLASPTYSNLIIKANRSSFQGGGVYNDQSSPVYTNVLLIDNLSEFQGGGMHNANMSAPILTNVTISNNNASVEGGGLVNSSSTPVIRNSIVYGNSTGIVNENSFPSVMYSLVEGMPEDVDNSNLDGSLDPQFNNAATGNYTLKTGSPAINAGSFLYFLAGQSPDLSGITTDLGGRPRISGSTPDLGAFESSNQDQSITAEDINSTYGDADLTLAAVASSGLPVSYSLPANDIVELYQDTQDNDKWKIKIKKAGAVTLTISQGGDATYDPAENVEILLLVNRKELIVTADNKTRGYGENNPAFTISYAGFVGTDNAQSIVPPTIVTTATPASVPGDYPIILKDGDATNYDFKFVHGTLTIEGATITVLQQPAGQTVCAGSPATFTADASTTISVPVTYQWQQSADSSSWNNIAGATKAQLTTTAVSDQYYRCVFTAPGRTLNTFAAKLSVKPLEKPVINLPNSVCLSEAKFALSASLPGGVFSGVGVTGSTWYIDTLKPGLQTIQYAYTNNIGCSITVSKTTSLSLCGEKGLVTATKANPNPTTGLITVKVLLTDNVKQSIIVSNSFGQHVFEKQAQFRKGWNQVQLDLAGYSAGIYFITIAGYGGAPATVIRVMKN, from the coding sequence ATGATAAAACCTGTACCCGCATTCTTATTAGAGCAATTTTCTAAGATCAAGGTAAAAACGTTTGTTACGGCAGTGTCCATGATGGCCATCTGTGCAGCCAATGCCCATCCGGCCCCCACATTCCATAAAAAACATACCGTCACTACCAGGGCCACAGCAGGCCCGGTCGTTGTATCAGGCGCCAGGGCATATAAGGTACCTAATGACATCGAGGTATCGGACATTGCTCCGGCCTATGGCACGTTGAGCAGGCTATGGACGGATCAGAATCAGATCACAGTTACCATCAAAAACAATGGTACGCAGGACGCAACAGACATCTCCGTTGAGCTTACTGTTACCGGGGCCAATGCAGAAAACCTCACCCAGGTAGTTAACTTTTTGGCGGCAGGCACCAGTACAACATTAAATTTTACCGCCTCTGTAACTGCAACAGGTGCACAGACCATCGAGGTAAAAGTGCCTGATGACGATGACAACAGCAACAATGTAAAGCAGCATGCGCAGGATATTACCTGCAATACTTACGGTTATACCGCCTCAGAACCCATTTATGATGGATTTGGTTTTGGATCAGGCACGGGCATCGTCTCTGCCCGGTACCAGGCTCCCGGTATTCCGATACAAGTGAAAGGTGTTACCGTACACTTGTCAAATGATCCCTCTAATGTTGGTAAGTCAATTACCGGTGTGTTGCTCGATGATGTGGGGAATATCATTGCAGACTCAGAGCCTTTCTACGCAACAGCCGGCGACTTGAATACCACGGTACAGCTTGTTTTTTATTCGCCGGCCACACTGAGTCCCAACGCTGAATTTTATGCGGGTGTACGCCAGGATGAAGGAGATCAGGCTCCGGTAGGAACGGCCCTTCCTGCGGTAACACCGGCCAACCGTTACTTTACCTTCCCTGCTGGCGGTGGTGCAGCTACACATTATACCACCCTCGGTAGTTTGAAGATCGGTGTAATGGCTGATGTAGACGCCACCCTCACCAGCTCCGCCCCGGGTCAGATCATTGCAGGTAGCCCGGTAACATTTACAGCCTCTGTTGATTTTCCGGATTATACCTTCAAAGTAAACGGGATCACCGTACAGTCTTCTTTTAATAATGTATATACTTACTTCCCCACCAACAATGATGAAGTATATGTAGAGATCAATAGCAACGGATGCACTTCAGCACCCATTGGAAATTTTGCCATGGATGTAAAAGAGATCTATCCCGGCAATGGTATTATATATGTTAATAAGAACAATCCTACCCCGGGAGATGGCAGTAGTTGGGCCAAATCGCTCACAGAAGTAGCAGACGCCCTTCGGTGGGCAAAGGTAAAAGAAGCTGCCTGGACTGTTAACGGACCATTACAGATATGGGTAGCAGGCGGCACCTATAAACCTTTATACAATACGGCAGATGATAGCTTTGGTAATGTAGATAACATATATAACAGCTTCCTGCTGGTAAAAGATGTAAAAGTGTATGGCGGTTTTGCCGGCACTGAAACTTCCTTGGCAGAAAGGGATCTTTCACTTACAGTCCATAAAAGTATTTTAAGCGGAGACTTTAACAATGATGATGTGATTACCGGCAGCGGCATCGATCTCAGCATCAGTGGAACGCTGGAGAACGCCAACCACATAGTGATCGCCTCCGGCCCTATGGGGGATGCCGTGTTAGATGGTTTTACCATTAGCGGTGGCGGTGGTGACGCCGAAGTGCTGAGCAATATTATGGTGAATGGGAACGAGATCACCAGGCTGGGCGGTGGTGGGATCCACAACTACCTTGCTTCTCCCACCTACAGCAATTTAATTATCAAGGCCAACAGGTCATCATTTCAGGGTGGCGGTGTGTACAACGATCAGTCATCACCCGTTTACACCAATGTGCTGCTGATTGATAACCTGTCGGAATTCCAGGGTGGCGGTATGCACAATGCAAACATGTCGGCCCCCATCCTCACCAATGTAACCATCAGCAACAACAATGCCTCTGTGGAAGGTGGAGGATTGGTCAATTCATCCTCTACCCCGGTAATACGCAATAGTATTGTGTATGGCAACAGTACCGGCATCGTCAACGAAAACAGCTTTCCATCGGTTATGTACAGTTTGGTAGAAGGAATGCCAGAAGACGTAGACAATAGTAACCTGGATGGCAGCCTTGATCCGCAGTTCAACAATGCAGCCACAGGAAACTATACCTTAAAGACGGGCAGTCCTGCCATTAATGCAGGAAGTTTTTTATATTTCCTGGCAGGGCAATCCCCCGATCTGTCGGGTATAACTACCGATCTGGGCGGCAGGCCCCGCATTAGCGGCAGTACACCCGACCTGGGCGCTTTTGAATCAAGCAACCAGGACCAAAGCATTACCGCAGAAGACATCAACAGCACTTATGGTGATGCCGACCTTACACTGGCAGCTGTTGCCAGTTCAGGTTTGCCGGTAAGCTATTCCTTACCTGCCAATGACATTGTAGAGCTTTACCAGGATACACAGGACAATGACAAGTGGAAAATAAAGATCAAAAAAGCAGGGGCAGTAACGCTTACCATCAGCCAGGGCGGTGATGCTACTTATGATCCTGCTGAAAACGTAGAGATCCTGCTGCTTGTGAACCGCAAAGAACTTATTGTAACTGCGGATAACAAAACAAGAGGATATGGAGAAAACAACCCTGCATTTACGATCAGCTATGCAGGATTTGTAGGGACCGACAATGCGCAATCCATCGTTCCACCGACGATCGTTACAACAGCAACACCTGCCAGTGTGCCGGGCGATTATCCGATCATTCTGAAGGATGGCGACGCAACCAATTATGACTTCAAATTTGTACATGGTACGCTTACGATAGAAGGTGCTACCATCACGGTTCTTCAGCAGCCAGCCGGTCAAACTGTTTGCGCCGGATCACCAGCTACTTTTACAGCCGATGCCAGCACCACTATATCAGTACCTGTTACCTACCAGTGGCAACAAAGTGCCGATAGCAGTTCCTGGAATAATATAGCAGGAGCTACTAAGGCCCAGCTCACCACTACAGCCGTGAGTGACCAGTACTATCGTTGTGTATTCACCGCGCCGGGAAGAACACTCAATACATTCGCGGCAAAACTGTCAGTGAAGCCGCTGGAAAAGCCAGTTATCAACCTGCCAAACTCAGTTTGTTTGTCGGAGGCGAAGTTCGCACTCAGTGCTTCTTTACCTGGTGGCGTTTTCTCCGGTGTAGGTGTTACAGGCAGTACCTGGTATATTGACACCTTGAAGCCTGGTCTGCAAACCATTCAATACGCATACACTAACAATATAGGTTGTAGTATTACAGTAAGTAAAACAACGAGCTTATCCTTATGTGGAGAAAAAGGGCTGGTAACGGCTACAAAAGCCAATCCTAATCCAACTACCGGCCTCATTACGGTGAAAGTATTGTTAACGGATAATGTAAAACAATCGATCATCGTTTCCAACAGTTTCGGGCAGCATGTGTTTGAAAAGCAAGCGCAATTCCGGAAAGGCTGGAACCAGGTGCAGCTTGACCTTGCAGGCTATAGCGCCGGCATCTATTTCATCACCATTGCCGGATATGGCGGAGCACCAGCTACGGTGATCAGGGTTATGAAGAACTAA
- a CDS encoding tail fiber domain-containing protein, protein MKNLLLFLLLAIVSLQGIAQNVGIGTTTPDASAALDIKSTKGGLLIPAMSQAQRNTISLPATGLLIFQTDGTAGFYYNSGSTTTPAWVGIGGNSGWQLGGNSGTNPAINFIGTADNQPLVFKVNSIRAGYTDSLTYNTGWGFRTMESATTGNFNTAIGYKAMVQNADGLQNAAVGANSLRYNISGSRNSALGMSSLGSNTTGNANVAIGNYAMASNISGGANTANGYYCMTSNTTGGANTASGSQTLLYNTTGFYNTAFGYQSMFFSTTGSNNTAIGSSALYSNETGSKLVALGDSALMSNITGFGNVAIGASANVATGNLQNAVAIGYNTVVNASNKIRLGNSLITVIEGQVPYTFPSDGRFKTNIDESVKGLDFIMQLRPVVYNFQSKKYDEFTSGQASEGVKFIGLRDYSEAEKVRHNGFIAQEVEEAARKAQYEFDGVVAPRNNRETYGLSYSQFVVPLVKAVQEQQRNIAVLEKENADLKKRIEKLEALIINK, encoded by the coding sequence ATGAAGAATTTACTATTGTTCCTGCTATTGGCAATCGTGTCACTGCAGGGTATTGCCCAAAATGTAGGTATTGGTACTACTACGCCCGATGCGAGCGCGGCATTGGATATAAAAAGTACCAAGGGAGGATTACTCATACCTGCTATGTCGCAGGCCCAGCGCAATACCATCAGCCTGCCGGCCACGGGTTTACTTATTTTTCAAACGGATGGTACGGCAGGGTTTTATTATAATAGTGGTAGTACGACCACACCGGCCTGGGTAGGTATAGGAGGTAATAGCGGCTGGCAGCTTGGCGGCAATAGTGGTACCAACCCGGCGATCAATTTTATTGGCACGGCCGATAACCAACCGCTGGTATTTAAAGTAAACAGTATCAGGGCAGGATACACCGATTCACTCACTTATAATACTGGTTGGGGATTCAGAACGATGGAGTCTGCAACCACGGGCAACTTTAATACTGCAATCGGGTATAAGGCCATGGTGCAGAATGCTGATGGTTTGCAAAATGCTGCGGTGGGTGCTAATTCGCTTCGTTACAATATATCGGGTAGCCGCAATTCGGCCCTGGGTATGTCAAGCCTGGGTAGCAATACCACGGGCAATGCCAATGTAGCGATAGGTAATTATGCCATGGCCAGCAATATTAGCGGCGGCGCCAATACGGCCAATGGCTATTATTGTATGACATCCAATACCACAGGCGGGGCCAATACGGCCAGTGGCTCGCAAACATTGCTTTACAATACCACCGGTTTTTACAATACAGCCTTTGGTTATCAGTCTATGTTCTTCAGTACGACAGGCAGCAACAATACAGCAATTGGCAGCAGTGCTTTATATAGCAATGAAACCGGCAGTAAACTGGTTGCCTTGGGCGATTCGGCTTTGATGAGCAATATCACGGGTTTTGGTAATGTGGCCATCGGTGCCTCGGCCAATGTGGCTACGGGTAACCTTCAAAATGCCGTAGCCATCGGGTACAATACCGTGGTCAATGCGAGCAACAAAATACGGCTGGGCAACAGCCTTATTACTGTCATAGAAGGACAGGTGCCTTATACCTTTCCTTCCGATGGCCGTTTTAAAACCAACATAGACGAATCGGTAAAAGGACTTGATTTCATTATGCAGTTACGACCAGTAGTATACAATTTCCAATCTAAAAAGTATGACGAGTTTACCAGCGGACAAGCTAGCGAGGGGGTAAAGTTCATTGGATTGCGGGATTATTCGGAAGCAGAGAAGGTGCGGCACAACGGATTCATTGCACAGGAAGTAGAAGAAGCTGCCCGGAAAGCCCAATATGAATTTGATGGGGTGGTAGCCCCCCGGAATAACCGTGAAACCTATGGCCTTTCCTACTCACAGTTTGTAGTGCCGCTGGTGAAAGCCGTACAGGAGCAGCAACGGAACATAGCGGTACTGGAAAAAGAAAATGCAGACCTGAAAAAGCGCATCGAAAAACTGGAAGCGCTGATCATCAATAAATGA
- a CDS encoding helix-turn-helix transcriptional regulator, whose protein sequence is MTGTTALRKPSTIQYYQAITNRIQEYVESNIHADISLQRLADHVFVSYYHLSDLFEQAQQETIGGYIKRYRLEKAASLLSYTDLSLTDIAGKTGYSGKQALSKAFRQQFNHSPGHFRKRPLFIKDSPNAIMDGIQSEQDYHSLLKKEFSFTYRIENLVNHYTICRSLRMVPAVHQGSFCYDTYLDTVMNSFDKQWNGRFVIKPFDSLNFTPASRFNMHHGLLVTAPTLGQLSPVDLQQYIISPVKNGSYLVFDIPAGPMDENIKSYTTLFRENIIGYKKLFRPEDFFIFLLLSDGENKLGEFYMYLGSAL, encoded by the coding sequence ATGACAGGGACCACGGCTTTGCGCAAGCCATCCACCATACAATACTACCAGGCCATCACCAACAGGATCCAGGAATATGTGGAATCGAATATTCATGCAGATATCTCGCTGCAGCGCCTGGCAGACCATGTCTTTGTTTCTTACTATCACCTTTCCGATCTTTTTGAACAAGCACAGCAGGAAACCATCGGCGGTTATATTAAAAGGTACCGTCTGGAAAAAGCAGCTTCTCTCTTATCCTATACAGATCTCTCCCTGACCGATATTGCCGGTAAGACCGGTTATTCTGGCAAGCAGGCGCTTTCAAAGGCATTCAGGCAGCAGTTCAACCACAGCCCGGGCCATTTCCGGAAAAGACCGCTGTTCATAAAGGATTCTCCCAACGCCATCATGGACGGCATCCAATCAGAGCAAGACTACCACTCGCTGTTGAAGAAGGAGTTTTCCTTTACCTACCGTATCGAGAACTTAGTCAATCACTATACCATCTGTAGATCACTGCGCATGGTGCCGGCTGTTCACCAGGGCAGCTTTTGTTATGACACTTATCTTGATACGGTGATGAATAGCTTCGATAAGCAATGGAATGGAAGATTTGTGATCAAGCCTTTTGACTCGCTCAACTTCACCCCAGCCAGCAGGTTTAATATGCATCATGGCCTGTTGGTGACAGCACCAACACTTGGCCAGTTATCTCCAGTGGATCTTCAACAATATATTATCAGCCCGGTAAAGAATGGTAGCTACCTGGTATTCGATATTCCCGCAGGTCCGATGGATGAAAACATTAAGAGTTACACCACCCTGTTCAGGGAAAATATCATTGGCTACAAGAAACTGTTCAGGCCCGAAGACTTTTTCATCTTCCTGTTGTTGAGTGATGGCGAAAATAAACTGGGGGAGTTCTATATGTACCTGGGAAGTGCCCTATAG
- a CDS encoding VOC family protein, whose amino-acid sequence MVTRLTHSTLYVLDQEKAFDFYVNTLGCKVNTDATMENGYRWLTVNPPEQPELEIVLMPILHKAMLKTADSPEGIDEESQQAFKLLLEKGILGAGVWHTNDCRATYEELKKKGVQFRGEPREQFYGTEVVMYDGCGNWFSLTQPKEMHK is encoded by the coding sequence ATGGTAACCAGACTCACACACAGCACCTTATATGTTCTTGACCAGGAAAAAGCCTTTGATTTTTATGTTAATACTTTGGGTTGTAAGGTAAATACGGATGCCACCATGGAAAATGGTTACCGCTGGCTCACTGTCAATCCACCCGAACAGCCTGAACTGGAAATCGTACTGATGCCCATACTCCATAAAGCCATGCTGAAAACAGCCGATTCGCCGGAGGGGATAGATGAAGAAAGCCAGCAGGCTTTCAAGCTGTTATTGGAGAAGGGAATATTGGGGGCAGGGGTATGGCATACCAATGATTGCCGTGCTACTTACGAAGAGTTGAAAAAGAAGGGTGTTCAATTCAGGGGAGAACCCCGGGAGCAATTCTATGGAACCGAAGTGGTCATGTATGATGGTTGTGGCAACTGGTTCAGCCTCACCCAGCCCAAAGAAATGCACAAGTAA
- a CDS encoding YybH family protein has protein sequence MNLPTRAQDAHATLAAAFNTGNVATVMSMYDVNGIIVPEPGKPVSGKEQFEEAIKAILSIKGKMEIKTVYCLQTGKLAVGRSEWNITDGQEVKVSAKGIELMQQQADGTWKIVIDHAFGALEGMVAQY, from the coding sequence ATGAATTTACCTACAAGGGCACAAGATGCCCATGCAACACTTGCTGCAGCATTCAATACCGGCAATGTTGCCACTGTCATGAGCATGTACGATGTTAATGGCATCATAGTACCGGAGCCAGGAAAACCAGTATCCGGCAAGGAACAATTTGAAGAAGCCATCAAAGCTATTTTATCCATTAAAGGGAAGATGGAGATCAAAACGGTGTATTGCCTGCAAACCGGCAAGCTCGCTGTCGGCAGGTCTGAATGGAATATAACTGATGGACAGGAAGTAAAAGTAAGCGCCAAGGGCATTGAGCTTATGCAGCAACAGGCAGATGGTACCTGGAAAATTGTAATAGACCATGCTTTTGGAGCATTGGAAGGCATGGTGGCCCAATACTAA
- a CDS encoding helix-turn-helix domain-containing protein: protein MLPLFVPGSGVGHFMNDSNYILFFLGILGAFNGIILGIYLLFLTRKKSIPNYFLGCLLLALSIRIGKSVFVHFNPGLAKIYLQIGLSGCFLIGPMLYYFVKSTIEQPTQLPRKWKVQIGILLGIMLLGGILFPYASNSLLWNKYIIRGIYLVWLAYIIVSIIASKHLFAKLFNRKAAVRRSLKVPEKWLLTIVGANMVIALSFFLAAVLPHPCNIYFSGSLIFSFILYTVIIVLLKRKKPDEVLYPAQARNPIKKVNDDNTAAVLGKLEQVMAEQEMYKNPNLTLSELAKAVNISSHQLSQLLNDTVGKNFTSYINEYRINKACAMIAANHPFSLEAIGYEVGFNSKSTFYTSFRKLKATTPSLYKENLAKTGSL from the coding sequence TTGTTACCTTTATTCGTCCCCGGTAGTGGGGTAGGTCACTTTATGAACGATAGCAATTATATCCTGTTTTTTCTGGGCATCCTGGGCGCTTTTAATGGCATTATCCTGGGTATTTACCTGCTGTTCCTCACCAGGAAGAAAAGTATCCCCAATTACTTTTTGGGTTGCCTGCTGCTGGCCCTGAGTATCCGCATCGGTAAATCGGTGTTTGTGCATTTTAACCCGGGATTGGCCAAGATCTATTTGCAGATAGGACTCTCCGGCTGCTTCCTGATCGGGCCTATGCTTTATTATTTCGTTAAGTCTACCATCGAGCAGCCCACTCAATTGCCCCGCAAATGGAAAGTGCAGATAGGCATTCTACTGGGCATTATGCTGTTGGGGGGTATCCTGTTTCCCTATGCTTCCAACAGTTTGCTGTGGAATAAATACATCATCAGGGGCATTTACCTTGTATGGCTGGCGTACATAATTGTATCGATCATAGCTTCCAAGCACTTGTTTGCAAAGCTGTTCAACAGGAAGGCCGCGGTAAGGCGCAGCCTGAAAGTGCCTGAAAAATGGTTGCTCACGATCGTGGGTGCCAATATGGTGATTGCTTTGTCCTTTTTCCTGGCGGCTGTGCTGCCCCATCCCTGCAATATATATTTCAGCGGGTCGCTGATCTTTTCTTTCATCCTGTATACGGTGATCATTGTATTGCTGAAAAGGAAGAAACCTGATGAAGTACTTTACCCGGCCCAGGCCAGGAATCCCATTAAAAAAGTAAATGACGATAATACGGCTGCTGTACTGGGCAAACTTGAACAGGTGATGGCGGAACAGGAAATGTATAAAAATCCTAATCTGACCCTGAGCGAGCTGGCAAAGGCGGTGAATATTTCCAGCCATCAACTTTCGCAGTTGCTGAATGATACTGTGGGCAAAAACTTTACTTCCTATATCAATGAATACAGGATCAATAAAGCCTGTGCCATGATTGCCGCCAACCACCCCTTCTCCCTGGAGGCTATCGGGTACGAGGTGGGTTTCAATTCCAAGTCTACTTTTTACACTTCTTTCCGGAAATTAAAAGCTACCACTCCTTCCCTGTACAAGGAAAACCTGGCAAAAACGGGCTCCTTGTAA
- a CDS encoding isocitrate lyase/PEP mutase family protein, with translation MSSSFNQFNSLHTSPDLFVLPNVWNAKSAIRFQENHFPAVATSSAAVANSLGYQDGEDMPFSDYLFIIRRIISSVKIPLSVDIEMGYGKSREAIYNNIRQLIDLGVAGINIEDSLIQGSGRVLGDADAFAQTIAHIRNGLAIQNARLFINVRCDTFLLNIDNKVQESIRRLALYEASGADGIFLPCITRETDIAEVVSHTKLPLNVMCIPRLPDFDALQQLGVKRVSMGPFLFNKAYGSIDSLSQAIAKSNSFAPILS, from the coding sequence ATGTCTTCCTCATTTAATCAGTTCAACAGTTTACATACTTCTCCCGATCTCTTTGTATTGCCCAATGTATGGAATGCCAAAAGCGCCATCCGTTTCCAGGAAAATCATTTTCCGGCCGTCGCCACTTCCAGTGCTGCTGTAGCGAACAGCCTGGGCTACCAGGATGGAGAAGATATGCCCTTTAGTGATTATCTCTTTATCATCAGGCGCATCATATCTTCTGTAAAAATTCCACTATCGGTAGATATAGAAATGGGTTATGGGAAATCCAGGGAAGCCATTTATAATAATATCCGGCAGCTTATTGACCTGGGTGTGGCAGGTATCAATATCGAAGATTCGCTTATCCAGGGATCAGGCCGGGTGCTGGGAGATGCGGATGCATTTGCTCAAACCATCGCACACATCAGGAACGGACTGGCCATTCAAAATGCGCGCCTCTTTATCAATGTGCGCTGTGATACCTTCCTCCTGAATATTGACAACAAAGTGCAGGAGTCTATCAGACGGCTGGCCTTGTACGAAGCCAGCGGAGCAGACGGCATCTTCCTGCCTTGTATTACCCGCGAAACGGATATTGCCGAGGTGGTCAGCCATACAAAACTACCCCTGAACGTAATGTGCATTCCCCGATTGCCCGATTTCGACGCCTTACAACAACTGGGCGTAAAGCGTGTAAGCATGGGGCCCTTTTTATTCAATAAAGCCTATGGAAGTATTGACTCCCTTTCACAGGCCATTGCTAAGAGTAACAGCTTTGCCCCCATTCTTTCGTAA
- a CDS encoding helix-turn-helix transcriptional regulator, with product MTYREIKPGNRLRQHVKCYYTYESESAASFADTVFPSGNMEIIFNLGTGKWQTAAGDDFVTNPAIELWGQIVGPLPIKSIGKNTMLGIRLYPHAYFLNDKVDLFTNQVADFRHLSDDSVNTLYAQLLDTAAWHKRIELVEAWLLNRLTLSERKLNKIAVINDIMQEITQNDFFDNMENVASRYGITSRYLQKLFLQYTGLTPKLYSKITRFQHSLRLVTQKDTSLTSIAYDSGYFDQSHFIREFKSFTGLTPSGYSVESSPVTQALVNN from the coding sequence ATGACCTATCGTGAGATCAAGCCGGGCAACAGGTTGAGGCAGCATGTCAAATGCTACTATACCTATGAATCGGAATCAGCTGCCAGCTTTGCTGATACCGTTTTCCCCAGCGGGAACATGGAGATCATTTTCAACCTCGGTACTGGCAAATGGCAAACAGCGGCAGGTGATGATTTTGTTACCAACCCCGCTATTGAATTGTGGGGGCAGATCGTAGGCCCCTTGCCCATTAAGTCTATCGGAAAGAATACCATGCTGGGTATTCGTTTGTATCCGCACGCTTACTTCCTGAACGATAAGGTAGACCTCTTCACCAACCAGGTAGCTGATTTTCGCCATCTGTCGGATGATTCGGTCAATACATTATATGCACAATTATTGGATACCGCTGCCTGGCATAAGCGGATCGAACTGGTGGAAGCCTGGTTACTCAACAGGCTTACGTTGTCGGAAAGAAAACTGAACAAGATTGCCGTGATCAATGACATCATGCAGGAGATTACCCAAAATGATTTCTTTGATAACATGGAGAATGTAGCGTCCCGTTACGGCATCACCTCCCGTTACCTCCAAAAATTATTCCTACAGTATACAGGTCTCACTCCCAAACTGTACAGCAAGATAACCCGCTTCCAGCACAGCCTCCGGCTCGTTACCCAAAAAGACACTTCACTTACTTCCATTGCCTACGACAGTGGTTATTTTGATCAGTCGCATTTCATCCGCGAATTCAAATCCTTTACAGGCCTCACCCCTTCCGGCTATTCAGTAGAAAGCTCTCCCGTTACACAGGCGCTTGTCAACAACTAG